From Saccharothrix espanaensis DSM 44229, the proteins below share one genomic window:
- a CDS encoding esterase-like activity of phytase family protein has product MLRTALVPALILALLPAQADAAPGVRFVAEHVLAPGTTVGGTTVGGLSGLDRDPWTGQYVLISDDRAAARFYTAKISARGVPTFTAVHRLRNAEGVPYPANTVDPEDVRVDPRTGHYLWVQEGERNGGTLIDPSVREATRDGGFVREHVLADNLKMRPDSGPRRNEALEGLALSHGRVITAVEGPLLQDGPPADHTRGAVSRLTVQTPDRVLAQYVYRQEPVFAPGGGTGVAAVLPHRDGLLVLERSFVPGVGNKVRLFEATAHGAANVKDKPLDGAKPMRKKLLADLADFPLSRVDNVEGMAWGPGGTLLLVSDDNFSPAQVTQFIVLALR; this is encoded by the coding sequence ATGCTGCGGACCGCGCTCGTCCCCGCCCTGATCCTCGCGCTGCTCCCGGCGCAGGCCGACGCCGCGCCGGGGGTGCGGTTCGTGGCCGAGCACGTCCTCGCCCCCGGCACGACGGTCGGGGGCACGACGGTCGGCGGCCTGTCCGGGCTCGACCGCGACCCGTGGACCGGCCAGTACGTCCTGATCAGCGACGACCGCGCGGCCGCCCGGTTCTACACCGCGAAGATCTCGGCGCGGGGCGTGCCGACGTTCACCGCCGTGCACCGCCTGCGCAACGCCGAGGGCGTGCCGTACCCGGCGAACACCGTCGACCCGGAGGACGTCCGGGTCGACCCGCGCACCGGGCACTACCTCTGGGTGCAGGAGGGCGAGCGCAACGGCGGCACGCTCATCGACCCGTCCGTGCGGGAGGCGACCCGGGACGGCGGGTTCGTCCGCGAGCACGTCCTGGCCGACAACCTGAAGATGCGCCCGGACTCCGGCCCGCGCCGCAACGAGGCGTTGGAGGGACTGGCCCTGTCACACGGACGGGTGATCACGGCCGTCGAGGGGCCGCTGCTCCAGGACGGCCCGCCCGCCGACCACACCCGCGGCGCGGTCTCCCGGCTCACCGTGCAGACCCCGGACCGGGTGCTGGCCCAGTACGTCTACCGGCAGGAGCCGGTGTTCGCGCCGGGCGGCGGCACCGGTGTCGCCGCGGTGCTCCCCCACCGGGACGGCCTGCTGGTGCTGGAGCGCTCGTTCGTCCCGGGCGTGGGCAACAAGGTCCGGCTGTTCGAGGCCACCGCGCACGGCGCTGCGAACGTCAAGGACAAGCCGTTGGACGGGGCGAAGCCGATGCGCAAGAAGCTGCTCGCGGACCTCGCCGACTTCCCGCTCAGCCGGGTGGACAACGTCGAGGGCATGGCCTGGGGACCGGGCGGCACGCTGCTGCTGGTCTCCGACGACAACTTCTCGCCCGCGCAGGTCACCCAGTTCATCGTGCTCGCGCTGCGCTGA
- a CDS encoding esterase-like activity of phytase family protein, which translates to MRFRSCLTAAALVVTAVVAAAPAAAAAPQARYLGFATLPHKVAFQGTTVGGLSGVDRDPRTGEYVLISDDRSNINPVRTYTARLDVDATGVHDLALTGTTPLRRPDGSTYPANAVDPEDVRVDPLTGDYWWSQEGNRSATPIQPSIERSSRAGAHRSTLPLPANYAITPDAGPRGNRALEAITFDAAGLLLTSIVEGPLLEDGEESTTERGSVARITVQSRLGHVLSQHVYPLEPLFAAPEPGPWGPDTGVPAILADPQRPGHYFTLERSWVPGSDYKVRLYEIDLWGSTDVKGVRSLQGADAKPVRKKLVADLDDFPLPLIDNVEGLAWGPRLPSGERTLVLVSDDNFAAEEVTRFIALAIR; encoded by the coding sequence ATGAGATTTCGATCTTGTCTGACCGCCGCCGCGCTGGTCGTCACCGCGGTCGTGGCCGCCGCGCCGGCCGCCGCGGCCGCCCCGCAGGCCCGTTACCTCGGCTTCGCCACGCTCCCGCACAAGGTCGCCTTCCAGGGCACCACCGTGGGTGGCCTGTCCGGCGTCGACCGCGACCCCCGCACCGGCGAGTACGTCCTGATCAGCGACGACCGCTCGAACATCAACCCGGTCCGGACCTACACCGCGCGGCTGGACGTCGACGCGACCGGCGTGCACGACCTCGCGCTCACCGGCACCACCCCGCTGCGCCGCCCGGACGGCAGCACCTACCCGGCCAACGCCGTCGACCCCGAGGACGTCCGGGTCGACCCGCTGACCGGCGACTACTGGTGGTCCCAGGAGGGCAACCGGTCCGCGACGCCGATCCAGCCGTCGATCGAGCGCTCGTCCCGCGCCGGCGCGCACCGCTCCACCCTCCCGCTGCCCGCGAACTACGCGATCACCCCGGACGCGGGCCCGCGCGGCAACCGCGCGCTGGAGGCGATCACGTTCGACGCGGCCGGCCTGCTGCTGACCTCGATCGTGGAGGGTCCGCTGCTGGAGGACGGCGAGGAGTCCACGACCGAGCGCGGCTCGGTGGCCCGGATCACCGTGCAGAGCCGGCTCGGGCATGTGCTCTCCCAGCACGTGTACCCGCTGGAGCCGCTGTTCGCCGCGCCCGAGCCCGGCCCCTGGGGCCCGGACACCGGGGTGCCCGCGATCCTGGCCGACCCGCAGCGCCCCGGCCACTACTTCACCCTGGAGCGGAGCTGGGTGCCCGGCTCGGACTACAAGGTGCGGCTCTACGAGATCGACCTCTGGGGCTCGACCGACGTGAAGGGCGTGCGCAGCCTCCAGGGCGCGGACGCCAAGCCGGTGCGCAAGAAGCTCGTCGCCGACCTGGACGACTTCCCGCTGCCGCTGATCGACAACGTCGAGGGCCTGGCCTGGGGCCCGCGCCTGCCCTCCGGCGAGCGCACGCTGGTGCTGGTCAGCGACGACAACTTCGCCGCCGAGGAGGTCACCCGGTTCATCGCGCTGGCGATCCGGTGA
- a CDS encoding SdpI family protein yields MNIVLLVVLGLVGAALGVVGVLGLRGRLRRNRFFGVRTKATLRDDEAFTLANKVAAVPTAVAGAIALVTAAAVAVNPSTALVVGLIGLVGSLVIAAAGGVLGHRAAEALPEPETSGCGGCACAGACGVLQRA; encoded by the coding sequence GTGAACATCGTGCTGCTTGTCGTCCTGGGGCTGGTCGGTGCCGCACTCGGGGTCGTCGGCGTCCTCGGGCTGCGCGGTCGGCTCCGGCGCAACCGGTTCTTCGGGGTGCGCACCAAGGCCACGCTGCGTGACGACGAGGCGTTCACCCTCGCCAACAAGGTCGCCGCGGTGCCCACCGCGGTGGCCGGCGCGATCGCCCTGGTCACAGCGGCGGCGGTGGCGGTCAACCCGTCGACCGCGCTGGTCGTGGGCCTGATCGGGCTGGTCGGCTCGCTGGTGATCGCGGCGGCCGGCGGCGTGCTGGGCCACCGCGCGGCCGAGGCGCTGCCCGAGCCCGAGACCTCCGGCTGCGGCGGCTGCGCGTGCGCCGGCGCGTGCGGCGTGCTCCAGCGCGCCTGA
- a CDS encoding YqgE/AlgH family protein, with the protein MVPVRPDAEVEPGSLLVAAPSLTDSNFRRTVVYIIDHRGEGTLGVVLNRPSEVAVHDVLPAWGPHATRPQAVYIGGPVQQKTALCLAALRTGEDHGALEGVVNVHGPVALIDLDSDPDALVEKVRGLRVFAGYSGWGEGQLAGEIERGDWIVVPGLPDDVLTPPNVDLWGRVLRRQGMPTALLATFPVDVRRN; encoded by the coding sequence ATGGTGCCCGTGCGTCCTGATGCGGAAGTCGAACCGGGTTCCCTGCTGGTCGCGGCACCGAGCCTGACCGACTCGAACTTCCGCCGCACGGTGGTCTACATCATCGACCACCGCGGCGAGGGCACCCTGGGTGTCGTGCTCAACCGGCCCAGCGAGGTCGCCGTGCACGACGTGCTGCCGGCGTGGGGCCCGCACGCGACCCGGCCGCAGGCGGTCTACATCGGCGGCCCGGTGCAGCAGAAGACGGCCCTGTGCCTGGCGGCCCTGCGCACCGGCGAGGACCACGGGGCGCTGGAGGGCGTGGTGAACGTGCACGGCCCGGTGGCCCTGATCGACCTGGACTCGGACCCGGACGCGCTGGTCGAGAAGGTGCGTGGGCTGCGGGTGTTCGCGGGCTACTCGGGGTGGGGCGAGGGCCAGCTGGCGGGCGAGATCGAGCGCGGCGACTGGATCGTGGTGCCCGGCCTGCCCGACGACGTGCTGACCCCGCCGAACGTCGACCTGTGGGGCCGGGTGCTGCGCCGCCAGGGGATGCCGACGGCGCTGCTGGCCACGTTCCCGGTGGACGTCCGCCGCAACTAG